From Oryzias latipes chromosome 3, ASM223467v1:
CGtctttgttttgacttttctacGTGGTTTTTTAAATGCTCTCCACAAATTTTATATAACTATAGTCAATCTTATAATACatataagatatatatatatatatatatatatatatatatatatatatatatatatatatatatatatatatatatatataatataaaaaaaaaaaaaatcattcatacAGAAGACCTCCAAAGCccaaacaggtaggaaggtcaCTTCCCAGAACACCTGATTTAAAAACGAACAGAGGTTGTTTCGTTCAACTAGGAAACACAAAACCACCTACAGGAACCCTTTTTTTATGAATCCACACTGCAGCGTGTGGTTGTCGTGTAGAgttggaatatatatatatattttttttactttacatgtGAATCAAATTGACATGTAAAGTAGtatctgaggggaaaaaaaggtcaatatgtgtgtgtgtgtatatatatatatatatatatatatatatatatatatatatatatatatatatatataaataatattgaTTGTATGAATATAAGATAAGTGGatcgagtgagtgtgatgtcccCCATAACAAACTTTTTGCTCCAAACAAATGAAGTCAATCCAGTTGCCCTTTTTTTACGATACGTACGCCGCCATGGTGGACTCAGACGATGtctgtaagcagtgattggtccaagtcagtctgagtcaaagtttctatggtaaccactttTGCCAAACAGAAGGGGTATTGGAAATCCATACCCCTTCCACTGGAAGTGgccttgggagaatctgtcaatcaagtgCTTCATTTGCAATGCGCCAAAATGCCCGCTGCTCAGTACTACTCTGTGATCCAACTCTGGTTTCACCACGGCTGGGAAGCACATCCTTTGTTTAGAGTGATCGTTCTTATTGATTAGTTAATATTATGTTTGAAGACATAACTTCCTGCGACCACAACTTGTTTGTTTAGGAAAAACCATTTTTAGTGTGCAGGATTCAGGGCCTTCACACATCCAATCCAGGCTTGACCAAAAACGTCCATCTTTAGCTGCAAGCAAGTTAAAGGGTTTGAAGGATAAACCTGCTCTCACtgtgtttcaaaatgtaatcaaataagtaaaaaaggtatttttttgtgACCTCTGGAGAAAATGTGAAGATCCGGGAAATGTCTCATTCATTTGAGTTTAGACAGAGCCTAATATTTTGGAGGGACAGAGCATGATACCTCAAATTTAccttaaaacaaaactttttttagagTTTCAGTTTGGACCTATCTGCTTCTTCTCTGCACTAAACAGATTGAATTACAGTTTTCTAAGAAGCTGTAAAAGCTTTGTGTTCCATGTCTAATTCAATTCCACAGCAGCTTTTGCCAGGGGCAATGATTTCTATTAGATATGGCTGATCAGTTCATCCCATTAAAGTCAATGAATGTTCTCTTTACTCTCCACTGCTTGTTTTATAAAGCCCTAATAGGGCTGCTTttgggtgttttgtttttttgagattGAATAACTGCAGTGAGGGCTAAGCAAATGACTGGATAACAAGAAAGGACAATAtgttattactgtttttttctcttgaattTGTCTTATCCTTTTACATTGTtccatgttgtgtttttgcagcagaggaaaaactatgtttttttttggctgatgTGCTTTAATGGCAGTTGTCAAGTCTATATTTAGGCTATATTTTGGACAAGATTTGAGTTATGTTTCTAAACTTCCTTCAACAAGTGAACTTCTTCACATTGTAAGACATAAATGATCTACACAGGAAAATTAATTGATATTCCAGCTGATGTACTGTGAATCTACAAACTGTATCTTGGCGCAGAATATTGAGCATATTGAAGCTTTGCTTAGGGTAGTATGATAtcatccttttcttttacactgatCTCTTTGGATCCCTCCATCTGAGCGTTAGCGGTTCTTGAGGCCTTGTGTTTGGCTCCAAAAATTTGAGATCTCCTTCTCTGACCTTTACTGTGAGAATTTAATGAAAGATGACACAACCTCTCAGCAGCTACATTATGATTTAACCCGAGCCTTTTCTGGGGTCACGGCGCAGATTCGGTTACCTTCggtctttttgtctgtttgtacGAATCTGTACAATAGTGGATTTTAGCTCTGGAGTGTTCTCGTTGTAACTTCATTAAAGGAAGAAGAACATTTGGAAGGACACTTGGCTCACTTCTGGGGTGATGCGGCTGGCCTAGTTTTAGTGCCAATTTAGACCTGGTAGTTTTTCTTTAAGATTCTGGCTGCTTTTACTAACTGAGGCAGATACTAAAAGCTGTAAAACTAGGTCTcttcagaaaaaatataatcGATTTAGTAACTATTTAAATAGGTCTGATAATGACATTTTCCCATGACATATATTTCACCATTCTGTATTCCAAAAACTACATTCCTAGTGTTGCCTTGTTCTTACTTTATTGGACAGAAGTTGCTGATGAAGTCAGTGTAGAAATAATTCACCAGATTCCCCACAGTTGccaacaaactgaaaaaagtaGATGCTTGTTTCACaagacatgtttttctttaggtttttcttcataaaagcaataataaaacacaagtaaaaggcTGTAAATGCAACAACAAGTATTTTTCTGCTTCAAATACCACAATTCTAATCCTAATTTAGCACCACTGAAATGCAACAGTTAAATTGACCATCAAGTGTTCCCCCCATATTTCCACCTAGTCTTTGATGTAATGTATTGGGGGGGGGCTCAAAACACTGAATTGCTGGAATCACTCATTTATTACCTGCCAAGAATGAGAGTTATCAAAATTGTTAGGAAatttggggagaaaaaaaataaagttgttgcaAAGTTTTCCATCCACACCAGCACTGGAATGACTTTAACTGAAAAAAGCTTCAAGCAGTCATTGATTCAATCATTATTTTGCCATTCCTAGGATTTAGTGTGGTAATCAGGTCATAGTATTAGCACTgagttgagtttgttttgtggTACACCTCATTAAATCACACTGATTTTAATCTCCTGAGAACTTTAGGATCATTAAGCTTCTCTTGCTGGTCATTTTTCCATCTGCAAAGATGTGAGTGTCTCAACAGTGGTGGATCTGTTTCTATACATGCTGAGAGCATGTATAGCAACAGAATGTCAGGGAATGTCAGTTGGATGGTGACAGAGACATTTTTCTCTACTGTATACAGCTCCTGAGGGAACTGTGGGTATAAGTTTCAGGGAAGTATTATGAGCTCATTTGGAACAGAAAAACCATATGAAAAGGCAGCCAACATGAATTCTTGCCTTGATGTTAAGtctttttggaaaacaaatcaGAGAATTTAATCTAATCCCTTTACTTATGATTGAtccttttttcacaaaacagcAAGGAGTGTATTAAAGCTAAGCATAAACATGAACAATTtaggaagcaaaaaaaagatcagtATGAAAATCCCTGAAATATTGCAAGAGCACATGACAAAAAGTATAAATTCTATCATAGTTCTTCTTTCATACGTGTTTGACGGCCGCTTCATGCATGCTGTTCAGGAAGCTGAGATCAGGAAGTGGAGGATTCAGGGAACCTAAACAGTATGTACATTGAAAACTGTCTAAAACAGCATCAGCATGGATATGTGGATgggagagctgaccatggtccATGCACTGAAAGTTTCAGtccaaaacatgaaaatgtcCATGTTTAGATGCTAGGATGTGTTTCCCACAATAGATACAGTCTAATCTATAGAATGTGATCCAAATTTGCAACCTTTAGGCACACAACAAAACCCCATTTTTATACATGAGGAGAAATAGATAAATTTTTCACTTCTTgctttctcattttttaaatgaaattgccCTTTGTTTTGAGTTTTCAAGATTGTAATTACCTCATATGAAAAATGATGGTAACGCTTTAACAAACAATTTATAAAACATGAACAAGCTTTACTAATGTGTTAATAAGTCATTCCTCAGCATTGGTGGATGTCTACAAAGGCCTGTTTAAGTAATAATACAACGTCAGGATGACCCCCAAATATTACACAAGAAAGCATGTTACCATTTacccgttaaaaaaaaaaaaaacagagacaggAGAAACAGCCAAACCAATTatgcaagaaaacaaatgtggGCAGCAGCAGATACCACTGTTGAATGACCTATGTTTCATTGGTCTCAAACTTTGCCCTCTCCAGGACCCTCGCTGTTCCAATCAACTGTCACATGGGAAATGAGAAACAATCTTTTTCCAGAAAGAATGACGGAAGAGAGAAAATCAACAAGATGTCAGTTGGTGGGGTGAGGAAACCCAACAATGAGATTTGGAGGAACTCCCTGAAGAGCTGAAGGAGACCGGCTGCCAGGCTCAATCCTGCAGAAAATTAAGGGTGGTGcaacacgtgtgtgtgtgtgtgtatgttgtgaCGATGGTTGTGTGAGTACTGAAAGCACAACACAGATGTGTACAACTTCACACCAAGCTAGACTCTGAGAAATGAACATCACGAGCCATAAATTCATTATCTGAACACTGCAGCTGGACTTTGTATAAAAGGATTGGACTCCTTTTAAACGCATGCTGCCAAAACCTGAGATTTACTCagtaaaaagaaaggaaatgcATGAAAAGTGACAGTAAATCAGTGTGTGAAACCTCTCTGGTTATCACTTCTTATATGGCTTTGAGGAGCTTTTAAGTCTACAGCCTTAAGAATTTACGAGGTGTCAGGATGAATAcctcttcttttacttttgatcGGAAATTCTGCCCAGCAAATTACTGCTCTCCTCAAATCTCTGAGTTGATGATTGTGCATTTTCTGTTGACCTTTTGACACCCTACGTCCATGTTCATCAGGCAGGGCGAAGTAGGGCCAAAAGAGCATCCAGACACACCCAGTTATCCTGTTGatacaactaaaaaaaataattcaacgGTGTCTTAAGGCTGAAATAACCTTTATTTCATCATCttgtgtgattttctttaaacatcctCTCACTAATGATGCCAAAgtacaaaatatttaatatttagtcttggaaacataaacaaaaaatgttctaaaaaatactttgcagttggggaaaaaaaagttgggaAAATATAGGATGTATGTAAGTTATTTTTCCAATATTGAGTTTGTAAAGTGTCAAATAAACTTGTTGGCAAGCTACTTAGTGGTGTATATTAAGACAAGTTATCATTTTTGCTTAGAACACAGAGTTTTTGGCAGAAATCAGCACACAGTTGTGCTGCTTCAGGTTTACGATGAGGCCTGTTGCGTTTGACCTTTTCCTTCAGCTGCACAGAGAGCCTCTCATCCCTATGAAGTCTGTGTCCAGCTTGTGTTCCCAAACAGGGGTTTCTCATTCACTCAGGTCCTGAGGAAACCAAATCAAATTACTAACACATATCCCCCACAATCTACTGCGACAGGATTACCCTGCAGGCAGGGCTGAAATGGATACAGCAATATACGACCAGAGGAAAGCAGGAGAAAGAGGAGAGCGGCACTGCGGCGAGAGGAGTCAAACTGTTGTAAGCAAGGCAACGATGTGATTTAATTGATTTGATGCCATCTCATCAATTttgatcaaaatgaaatgagcCTCTGTAAGACTGAAAAGGTTAGAACAAATTGAACGTGGATATCACAGCTGGTAATCACAGTTAGTCTAACAAGGGGCTTTTAATGAGGACATCCTTTTCCCATCCTTCATTTCTGCCGCCTTTGAGCACATACCACTGACTGCAATTTCTAAGTGTTGCAGTGGAGACATCAGTGATCTATGATGTGTGTAAAGCCGTTTATGTTTGCTCATAAAATAGCCCTTTGTCCACTTCAGATATGCAAGAATCAGCAATGAAGCAAGAATGTACTGTTTGTCACTCCTAAACTGACAGAAACCTTCCTATGAAGGAAAGTGTTCAtttctgtaaacaaaaataaatattctctgTGTGAATCAATGAaaaccatttattttatttttgcatatgAACAAAACTACATGTTTCTTTGATGTTTCTACAAAAATGCATACATTAATCACTCCGCTTTAGTTGACTGAGTTGTTGCAAAGCGTGCATGCAGGGGTAACTTATTTAAATTCAGATTATTACcttaaatttgaacaaaaaggactttaaatgaaattttaaaataactacATAAAGGTGGCAAAAAAAGTCATGACACAAAGAGCAGTCTAACACATGCACCACCACATTGCCATGTAACTGCTGGCACCTTGTGGCCATTTTGGAAATTatctccagctccagttccagaaCACTCCTTTCACTTGTTtctcaataataaaaaaaggtataaaaagtCATTACAAGTTTCccaagtgaaaagaaaaacacacaaagcagtACAGAGTGTTGCattcttgatttattttaaaaagcagacaTTGCAGTattaacaagaaaagaaaaaaaggccagCTAATTGCCATACACCctgctaaataaataacaatgcCGCTTGTTAATCTCAAAGTATATCTCACCGGGACATGCTCCTGTAGAGAAGCACTGTTGCCTTTTTGCTCACAAATTGCCCTATTTTCAATGGTTGATTTGCTTTAGTAAACCTAAAGCTGCAAAGAAGCAGCGATGCTGTCTCAGCAACAACAACCTTTTGTAGAAATGCAAATGGATACACATGCAAAGCAAACTTGTGGCTAATTATACAGCCGTTTTTACAAGGCCTGTGTCCCTAAgcgcaaaaaaaaagtgtaatgcGCAGCATCTATgcttgttttaaacatttctccAACACAGTGTGTCTGTGGGTCGCTGCTCTGGAGACATCTTGCTGAACACTAATTGCAAAACAGAAGCACAGAgattgtttttatgtaaaaatgtgttggtttggcaatttcttaaaaaaaatggatatatAAAAGTAAACAAGGATGTGGTCATTTCAGTCAAGTAGATGAGTCCACAAAGTCACAAAAACAGCATTGTTAAACTCAAGTCAAGAGTCTGAAGCTAATATTTGTACTATTTAAACTCTCATTAAAAATGATTACTTTTTTCTATGAAGATTACATTCTAAAATTATTTAAGTTCAGCGTTTCCCTTGACTCTGCTCATCATCAACCTTTGCAGAGGGAAAGACCCACTCCTTTGAAAAgtgtgtgtttaatgtgttcttgtggcatttttctgatgatggaggacatgtttaaagaaaataagtcTGCGCCAATGGTACTGCTCACAccccagaggtgaatttctaatgacctactcctgctctacagaaactgtcctaaaaaactgcataatcatacttaaaagaccactaggaacgctttaaaaatcactaaaaatgtgactggagtgggtctttaagcggGATAGgatagaaaacatgcaggacagtgtgtcCTGAGGACTTgggttggggaaaaaaactatgCAAGGGGTAAGCTCTTATTTATCATACTTTCTAAGGCACTTAAACATAAatcagaagttaaaaaaaatgttttttttccatgttttcctAAGAAAATGCCATGATTGTCTTCAGTTTCAGTCCTCCTTCTTGTCTGAGGTGCTGCTCTCTTCACTTGTTTCTTCTGAAGTTGTCTCACCAGTCCACTCAAAATCCCCTGGACCTGCCTCCTGGATCGCTTGGTACCTCTGAATCTCAAGGTAGGTGGTGAAAAGCTTGGCATACTCTGGATGAGTCCTGGCAAAGGCTTGAAACTCATCTAAGAAAGCACGGGTGAAGaagcagggggaaaaaaaacagaagtggtGTCCTCATCTGATCCCAATATGCTGCACTTAACTTAAAAGGTTGCAGAATGCAGTGTGATGTTAACGAGCCATAAATGTAGAACCAACTTACTGAAGGTGATGAAACCAGAGCCATCTGCATCAATTTCCTCAAAGAGCATGTTCACGTTGAGATCTGACACACCCAGAGCCGAGCGCAGCAGAGAAGTGAACTCAACAAGCGTGATTTTCTCATCCTCGTCGGTGTCAAACAGCTACAAAAGAAGGGACAACGCCATTTTTAGGTTTCTTTGAAACGTTGGCAGGCTGAGGGGAAAAATTCAATTGTAAAGGATGGAGCGGGGGTGCGAGATATGATCCAACATCATAGATCAACATCTGATAAATTAGTTGAACAAAAATAACCCTTTAGTTCCACTCCGCCAGCATAAGTTGTTTGTCTGAATCCAACATCTGACCCGATGTCCAGCCAGCAGACACACTCTGTTAACGTGACATGAACCATGCCTTTGAACGCTGCTTATCTCCCTCCTGCAATAAGTATAAAGCTGGGACGTGAATCTCTTTTACATTTAGTAaaatcttcacatttttttatatattaaatcTTCATATTATATATGTTAATGTCCacttttttccatcattttcttAGTGTTGAACGACTGAAATCTGGCACAAATTGGAAGCACAATAGTGTTGAGTATGATGGATCCAGAGAGAAAGAACTTCATCCACTCTGTAATACACTTtgaaataacaagaaaaaaaatatttctaatagggctgcacgatatgaggaaagcttgcgatatgcgatattagtgatcaatattgcgataacgataaatttgcggtacataaacaaatagaaaaataaacaaaaacatcattcccatttcattgcaacagtttaaaaattatactccaaatgaccctcatcgacatgggggacaaacgtcagggtggctaaccctggtcctcaagagcctcaaccctgtctgttttccaattctccctatactgctcgataatgataaccaaaatcaggtgtgttcagtcaatcaggatgtgaaatcacttgagtcagccaatcaacagcaagctggttaaggagagctggaaaacaggcagggttgaggctcttcaggaccagggttaacataataggcctccatctgattggtcaacaatgggaaggcgtccatctgattggtcaaagcataaagggatttatttgattcgttaaatgcttcaagctgctagaagattgttttaacacatttctggtttgcgatttattgcgatattcgccgtcttttgcgatatgcatattgcagagctggatattgcgataacgataaatttgcggtatattgtgcaggcctaatttcTAATGTAGGTTTAAGGTTAATAATATCGGTTTATTTTACCTTAAAAGCCATTCTTAGAAGATCTTCAGTGTTAGCTGGTCGACACAAAATGGTCACACCGATGACGTATTCCCTGAAATCAATGGTTCCATCTCCATCCTGGATGAGTCAAAGGGACAATACGTTATTTCCAAACATTTGTCTGAAATGCAGCTGATCTTTGAGCTACATTGtgaaatagttatttttctACTAATCTTGTcaccaaatgtaaaaaaaatatttgttctcACCCTGTCAAATAGTGCAAACAGCTCCTCCAAGGCTTGGGTAACAGGAAGCTTTAGGAATCTGGCAAACTCATCAAGAGTTATACGTCCTCCCTTACAAGACCTGGCCATAGATGCAAAGTTCTCCAGCTCCTTCTTCACATTGTCCCACTTTAGACTGGTTGAACGGGATAAAAGGACTTTTAATCGAATGTAATTCTTATGCCTGTAAGTGGTTAAAGTAGACCTTCTTACTTGAGTTTGCGACTGATTTTGGTGAACTCCACTAGGCCGGCCTCCATTGGGAGTGTGAGTTCACCAGCCGAGATCATCAGGCGACAGTCTTCATACGTGTGGTCGGTCACTGGAACTCTCAAAGCCCTGAGAGCACAACAGTTGCTTTGAGGTCAGCTGGAACACTTCAGAAAGTTGGCATTGAAGTATCTCTCATCAGCTCAGGAGAAACATGAAAGCTCTCCATTACTTCATCTGTTCCTTGCAGATAGTTATGCTTCCCTTTCTGCTCAGACTCTTATTTTAGTTGCTTCCTTGAAGGCCGCATGTGAAATGTTTTCTATAGAAGCTTTCAACGATGCAAAGTGCCTGCCACGGATCATAGTGAAGAACACTCACTGAGCCATGGTTTCCCTCACTCTGTTGGCATACAGAGCCGGgcttttcttctcctcttctGTGGGGACGTGCGGCGGCAGGaactgaaaaacagaaacaaacggTGAAGACGGCAGCAAATCAGTTTCAATGCTTCTGTACAGACAAAGACAGTTTTGTTATATTTAATTACTACAAATTAAGATCAATTTTCTGACTATAGTGTGTTTTAATcaggtttttttctattttcgaAACAAACTAAAAGCTACATGCTGCAGTTCCTAAAATGACCACTAGAAGATGGATACAAACCGGAAAATTTTTCCATTAATTACCGTGGTAAAAAGTCAGATTTCTACCAAAAAGAATTGTATTGGTTTTTTGGTTTCAAGTATCCTTTTAACTTATATTCATCATCTATTTATTACAACTTGGAGTGGATCTACCGACAGACACAGCAGAGCTTTAACTCTTCTTTGTCTTCACTTATTGCTGTTTTCAAAAGTTTGGAGGAGTAAATACTGGTTATTGTGTACGTCCCATTTCAGGCTTATTTTTTTGTAGAGCAGAATCTAGATTATCTTCCCCCTATATATCTATGCAGATAGTTTTACCTCTATCTCTACAGTTGTGTAgagttggcacagagtaagaaGCAGCAAAGTCATcctgcagattaaaaaaaaaacagcagaattgtAAGTTTTCAATATACAAAAAACAATGCtaataacatttgttttgaatACCGTAGTTACACTACTCCGAGTAATGATTCTTCGAATCCTTGTGGAAAAATAATCGAAACACGTTTTTTTCAGTTACATAGACACgagataattttctttattaaatgatgattttttttaactaatattATAGGGCCTACAGCTGCCTTTTGCAAGTATAATAATTCAcacaaacctttatttaaaaagaaaagatactTAATTTGAGACTTACGAGCTGTAACCTTGCCAAGTCCATGTCACAGTGTCCTACAAGAGAGACAGATTGCAAAGCTTGAAGACATTAATAATAACTTGTATTTCAGTGAGAATTATGCAGGTACACAGTGGCGTCTGTTTCAAAGCTTTGTGTGTAATTGAAAGTACATTCAGGTGATGTTGCATTTTAGTCAGAAATTCTTACCATTTTATTGGGGTAGCGAATGAGCACAGGCTGCACAGGGACGCCTGGGATAAAAGCCCCTACATGTCAAATTAAATTCATACAAAGAAGATGCATGAAAATTAGAAAATGTAATAGaccaaaattaaacaaaaactagatgtaaataaagctttttcaaaatagttttttgaaaGGGATGTAAAAGTTTTCAAACCCACTAACAATATATGAATCTTGACTTGAATCTTGAGATTTAAGGGCATTTCAAAAAAATTCAAGCCCATTTTAGACTTTTCCCAACttttatttaagtatttatgatattaaaaataaacatgctATTAGGCTGTAAACAGTGGATATTGTGGTCGCTTGCAGATTGGCCAAAAAAGGAATCTTCTCCCCAGAACAggactgtttttctttaagatttccagcattttgttttttactttgttttacttttaaaaggaCATGCAGTATTGCAGATTTATTGAAGACTACATTCTCcaacactgtgtgtgtgtgtgtgtgcgcgcgtgtaGAGGGACCAAGCTATTCGTTTACTATCCCgaatattgattaaaaaaatgaatttgacaAATTGTGTTACAAGTGGGAATGAGGACAGCAACCAGGCACagtgaggaggaggcaggaggttccagGAAACAGAATCTTTaataactaaactaaaccaaacaaaatacCAGTGCAGCAGGCAGGCAAACACGAAACTCAAAATACACAGAAACGGGGAGACCTAAGACTATGGagcaacacaggaggaagggaaggacaggacttaaatacattcaGAACAGACGAAACACAGGTGCAAACAATGAGGGCAGATGGAGACCAAAAGTAGAACTcgaaacaaaaacataacaggaagactttcaaaataaaacaggaaactcaacaagacagaaacaaaagacaacTAGAACACAAAAGCACAGAAACTAAAACCGTGACAAATTTACAATGTTAAGTAGAAGCTTCTGTGTTATTGCTGTTTTATCCTGATTGTTCCTGTGTCTCCATtaactcatttttatttctctttctgAAAAGGTCTTGCTTTTGCAAGGCCAcagttaaaaaatactttttttttcttaatcggtcttgcctggataaataaaggttaaatgaaaaatgaatacgaaacatgaaataaaacagcttcagaGAATCAACCCAGAGGTATCAGCTTGGTATTTTACAGGGGTGCAGGTGCTGCTGAATTTTTGAGGGTATAGCTGGTGCTCTGCTGATTCAAAGCAGGTGTACCCGTATTTTTTACGACAATAAGacgcacttaaaagtcttaaattttctaCAAACTGCGCCTAATGTGTGGTTGTGGGACATCGGCAGAGGAGTGGTAGAAGACGGCATGAGaaccaactcagtttttctcccgcagcttttttccacaatgagtgtgtatgtgtgtgtgctgagttCCTGCATGCCGCGCTCCCCTGTTTGCAAAAGGAGGAGGCAGGCACTCAGCTAAGTGAGTGTGTGAGCACGCATTCAGTTTGTGTTACTAAGTTACGGagaacagtaaataaaaaaaaaggttttcctccaaaaaacaGAGACTGGTTCTATTATTA
This genomic window contains:
- the lpcat2 gene encoding lysophosphatidylcholine acyltransferase 2, coding for MPPQRVSALPRQQSLLQPAVINPFVQDTRLSRAAVLKCVFLGTFLVPLRAILISLVLMVTWPISFMITFRHPLKGAVEPMTGWRRLMCRRVMPALGRAYYFCMGFRVIIKGKQVSSSEAPILAVAPHSTFFDGIVCVVAGLPSTVSRVENLATPIFGRFLRCMQPVLVSRKDPNSRKNTIHEIETRAKSEGRWPQVLIFPEGTCTNRACLITFKQGAFIPGVPVQPVLIRYPNKMDTVTWTWQGYSSMTLLLLTLCQLYTTVEIEFLPPHVPTEEEKKSPALYANRVRETMAQALRVPVTDHTYEDCRLMISAGELTLPMEAGLVEFTKISRKLNLKWDNVKKELENFASMARSCKGGRITLDEFARFLKLPVTQALEELFALFDRDGDGTIDFREYVIGVTILCRPANTEDLLRMAFKLFDTDEDEKITLVEFTSLLRSALGVSDLNVNMLFEEIDADGSGFITFNEFQAFARTHPEYAKLFTTYLEIQRYQAIQEAGPGDFEWTGETTSEETSEESSTSDKKED